TTCTTCAGCAGAGAAAGATGCACCAGAGCGTTTTGGTGGGTTTTATCTATTGCCAACAAATGCACATAATATATCCAGAAATAAAATCAACAATCGTTCATTCTCCACTTTCCCTATTTGTTTCTTGAGAttagggttgcaaaggggcggaAAATTCATGGGAAATTAAGCTGGGGAATTTTAGAAATATTAgatgcaaaattaaacaaaaaaactgacatttcaacagattttttttttttaggtagaacaagttttaattattttattgaacaattatttgtttaattgaagaacgaaaacaggaatgttgaTTTAAATATTACTCATTCCCCCCAGCCCCActcattaaaaaatgaacaaaaatgcacccccatccaaaaatccccacaaagtcccagctgggcgtgtctgaggcttggcgatttctcgcgcccaaggcgaccaacaaccaatcaggaatctcccgcccgccccccacccgcccccggcatacaatgCAAAAAAAAGCCCGCTACTTCTccactattgccaaaatggatgccggttttgtagcaagGGTAGCGTTGGTTTATGCAATGTCTCGCAGGAGGCCACATATtgtgcgtcgctgttgggtacatccgatactcagaaaacgtctggaacgggggaataccacgttcttgtccaagagctccgcctggatggtgtactgtttcagcagtacttcaggatgagcaaagacgtgtTCGACGAGTTGCTGGGGAAAGTCGGTCCACTGATTGCAAAGGCAGACACCCGtatgcgtttgtcaatcggacccgccgagcgactcgccatctgcctacggtacgttttgtgtatttctacttctttaatatgactctgtatataaagagagagaatgcatgcatgatgcaatggatgaatgaagtctgtgatttagttcagatgaatgacattaattaagatgGCTAGGTAAACAcagtattgctcccctgtgtgtgtgtgtgtgtgtgtgtgtgtgtgtgtgtgtgtgtgtgtgtgtgtgtgtgtgtgtgtgtgtgtgtgtgtgtgtgtgtgtgtgtgtgtgtgtgtgtgtgtgtgtgtgtgtgtgtgtgtgtgtgtgtgtgtgtgtgtgtgtgtgtgtgtgtgtgtgtgtgtgtgtgtgtgtgtgtgtgtgtgtgtgtgtgtgtgtgtgtgtgtgtgtgtgtgtgtgtgtgtgtgtggtgtgtgtgtgtgtgtgtgtgtgtgtgtgtgtgtgtgtgtgtgtgtgtgtgtgtgtgtgtgggtctgtgtgtgtgggtctgtgtctgtggtctgtgtgtttgtggtctgtgtgtgtctttggtgtgtgtgtgtggggggggggatctgtgtctgcgtggcgtatgacatttttttaattcatgtatattatttttttatcaggtacctggcaaccggtgactcgtacaggaccatagcattcagctatcgggtcgggcatacaacagtggctgtcatcgtgaaggaggttgcgggtgccatctggaccgcgctggtcgaggagaccatgccggtaccacagacggaggactggagagccatcgctgctgggttccaggagcgctggaactttccgaattgcgttggtgccattgatgggaagcacgtggtgatccaggctccggcaaattctgggtccctctactttaactacaagtccacccactccttggtactactggctgtcgtggatgcccagtacctcttcagggtagtggatgtcggaggttttggaaggagcagcgacggtgggagcctgcggaattcCGCTTTTGGAGAGGTCCTCCGAGgtggcagtctgcagctaccacctgacaccgtcatcccaggagcagagcggctgggccttcttccccatgtgttggttggagatgaggcttttccgctgctggacaacctgctgcgtccatTCCCTGGACGCCACCTCACCCGTGAAAGGAGGCTGTTCAATTACCGcctcagccgggccaggttggttgttgaatgtgcgtttggcatcctctcatctcagtggagaatgttccggcgtgtcatcaccaccagcccggaggtaacagagttgtgtgtgaaggccacctgtgtgttgcacaacttcctccgcaggaagacaatAGGAAGGCCATCACGCACACCTGTCGTCCCTGTCGTCGCAGAGTCGAGTGATGAAGCTCCAACCCTGCGCGATGCACCTAGGATGGGCTCAAACAACGCAACACgccgatccatccaactgcgggagaccttctgctcctatttgaatgaggagggtgtagtgtcatggcagcataaagtggtgtagggtcaccatggctcctccaaaccaaaagctcttttaagagctacccattttctttaaagagcaaatattccaaatgagccattttaaaatcaaacattcctaataaacatgtttcttgaattgatattatgatatgactaacaacctttttctttcagccctgtttttactgataaaccactcataatttcaatatgttttcactgaacaattacagaagaaagcacattatatataccgacatacatgaagcatctggtatgttgcaactgacaaaccacatgaacaagtgaaggcacagtatagccataataacatactttaaataatgttttatttggtaatgttgtgagtgaagtgtgtgtgatgagtgtaaaaaaATGTTATGTGGATCAGTATGTGTGAAAAAGTTATTAAATTAGAAATGTTTCCTGGTCCACGTCAAAAATTAGCTGGTGTATCCCGAGGCGGACTCTTTCCCTCTGTCCCCTTGTCATCAGcctcatggtgggcaagagGCTCTTAAAAAACTGcaagtcctcgtcctcctccaccactggtgggGTTGGCTGGGCAATTGCTGGGCAATTGCTGGGCAATTGCTGGGTAATTGCTGGGTAATTGCTGACAGCAGACAGCAGACTTCTTTCGAACGGGGacatctccctctccctcccccgTGTTTTGCCCCGGACCTCAGCATTCTCCACCTGGCTGGCTGCTGCTGGCTGACTGGCGGGCTGACTGGtggactggctggctggctcactctCTACCTGGCTCTCTTCCTCTGCCACCAGGGTGGATGGGGGCAGGGTCTGCCGGGGGAAATTGCTGGATGTCTTACGGTCTATGATGAATGGGGTTAAAAACCCCATCACTGCCATGAAACGCCAGGTCTTGAACCCCCCTGCAGACCCTGCCCCGCttctttttgcctccttctcCATATTCTTCTCCTTGCggaacctgtccctcagagtCTTCCATCTCTTTTTGCACACATCCTctaataaaatgaaatgaaataataaagttaataaataataaagttaatttcttgaatttactaaattattcctccatttatgaatgctattgttatgctacattccatgctggctaaatatactgtctatgcttgatagATGTGCATGTTATGcatgttatgttatatattaaGGGTAATATTGGtatattatacatatatatatatatatatattagtgctgtcaaaattatcgcgttaacggcggtaattaattttttgaattaattgcgttaaaatatttaacgcatttaacgcatgtgcagaatggcccgccccatacgtgccaccagtggcagcgccagggtatggctggggtaggctacacccataccaagaaatggcttagccccaccatgaaaaatgatgtcaaAGTAAGCAaactaaagtctgccaactcgcgcggagtaaattgcacagacagcagttagtaagattgatttcagtagccacggtttttaaaacttttgtcacgtagtgatcgtcttctcaatagaacatctttgataacggcgtcgtgttgttgcaggaagtcccgacggagaatactcttgctgtagtacagggcagagccatataatagtaataataataatatggctctggtacaggggtgcacataactggtacgcaggttatgtgcgtaatctgaaatgcgtaccgtcacttgtgtcacaaagcgcatttgcgtaccgacgtacttgtgaagcttttccagaaggcggttagatcaccggacgacagagtcggtctccgtgtgcacagacagggctgctgttaacgtcggtctgtgccaaaactacgccaaccggctgcggagggagactccccccttcactggagaactgcgctaaaacagctgatcacaacgttcacacactgtggtcacaaagtactccactagccccccccccccccccctctgtcgactttcctgaagtactcccccgttgatagaaatcaacacgtaatgaattaagaccccacggtttgatgattaata
This Pseudochaenichthys georgianus chromosome 7, fPseGeo1.2, whole genome shotgun sequence DNA region includes the following protein-coding sequences:
- the LOC139434066 gene encoding uncharacterized protein yields the protein MVAGRGRQRSRLMDTGQREHKQYFRMSKDVFDELLGKVGPLIAKADTRMRLSIGPAERLAICLRYLATGDSYRTIAFSYRVGHTTVAVIVKEVAGAIWTALVEETMPVPQTEDWRAIAAGFQERWNFPNCVGAIDGKHVVIQAPANSGSLYFNYKSTHSLVLLAVVDAQYLFRVVDVGGFGRSSDGGSLRNSAFGEVLRGGSLQLPPDTVIPGAERLGLLPHVLVGDEAFPLLDNLLRPFPGRHLTRERRLFNYRLSRARVE